One stretch of Miscanthus floridulus cultivar M001 chromosome 18, ASM1932011v1, whole genome shotgun sequence DNA includes these proteins:
- the LOC136521573 gene encoding agamous-like MADS-box protein AGL61, whose translation MVKELRRIDNEEQRRSCFRKRRPTLFTMARDISEEFGAHVAVVAFSPTGEAHAFGGPTVDSVLRTHLPADGAPPHPPFPSLDAATETAGQAAARVAGMRRDGEETKALVAKEWARVAATREKVKAAQATAQKKNWWEVDAEALGEEELPVFIRALELLKSDVKGRVDVVTSARLPLPCREKQQQ comes from the coding sequence ATGGTGAAGGAGCTCCGCCGCATCGACAACGAGGAACAGCGCCGGAGCTGCTTCCGGAAGCGCCGCCCCACCCTCTTCACTATGGCCCGCGACATCTCCGAGGAATTTGGTGCCCACGTCGCCGTCGTGGCCTTCTCCCCCACCGGCGAGGCCCACGCTTTTGGCGGGCCCACCGTGGACTCCGTCCTCCGCACCCACCTCCCTGCCGATGGGGCGCCTCCTCACCCACCATTCCCTTCCCTCGACGCCGCCACCGAGACGGCGGGCCAGGCCGCCGCCCGCGTGGCCGGGATGAGGCGGGACGGGGAGGAGACCAAGGCGCTGGTCGCCAAGGAGTGGGCGCGGGTGGCCGCCACCAGGGAGAAGGTTAAGGCCGCGCAGGCGACCGCGCAGAAGAAGAACTGGTGGGAGGTGGACGCGGAGGCCCTCGGGGAGGAGGAGCTGCCGGTGTTTATCAGGGCGCTCGAGTTGCTCAAGTCCGATGTCAAAGGTCGAGTCGACGTGGTGACATCAGCCCGGTTGCCCCTGCCGTGCAGGGAGAAGCAGCAGCAGTAG